The genomic region TCTTTGGTAGATTAAATTGGTAATTCGTATTTTTAAGGGAATTGTAATCAGCATCACATGAAAATTGTAAAATACCTCTTTTTGGCCATGGGATTTCTTCTTATAGTTTCCTTTACGTTTTGTAAGCTGGCTACTTCAGATAAAAACAAAGAAAAAAGGGAGCTAAGCGAAGCATTTAAAAAATATTGGTATGCCGGAAAGGCAGAAATTACTTCCTATAAACTAACCCAAGCACGCTATGGGGAACTCCGGGAAGGAAAGGCCGTATTTATTTATGTTACCGAACCATTTTTAAAAGATAAACAGGTAAAAGCAGATAATCCAAATGGAGAAAGCACTTCTGTATTAAAGCTAAACAGCACCAAAAATTTTAATACGGGCATCTACCCATACTCCATAATGAACAGTACTTTTTATCCATTGAAATATAAAGGTCATGCTTTAAAAATTTCCACTTCGGTTACAGAATGGTGCGGACAACAGTATATGCAGCTCAATAATAAATCGAATTTTAAAATTACCATACATTCATATTTTGAAAATGAGGCCGATAAGAACTTTAGTGTAAACAAAGATATTTTGGAAGATGAACTTTGGTCGCAACTAAGGGTTGATCCCTCCAATTTACCGCTGGGGGAACAAAAAATAATTCCTTCATTTCAATACATCCGTTTAATGCATAAACCGGTAAAAGCCTATACCGCAAATGCTACTTTAAAAACAGAAGGCACTATTAACACTTACACCCTAACATATCCCGAACTTGACAGAACCCTTAGCATTAACTTTCAAAAAGAGTTTCCATTTGGTATAGAAAGTTGGAAAGAAAGTTATAAAAGTGGTGCTGGCGTCAAGGCTAAAATGCTTACCTCTTCCGGAGAAAAAATCAATACAATTATGTCTGCCTACTGGACTAAAAATTCCACAAACGATGTATATTTGCGGGACTCATTAGGTTTATAGTTTATGACAGATTTTTTTGCCATCTACAGAGATGAATTAATTAGCTCCATTGTTGCCGTAATTGTTATTCTTTGTTTACGGTTCCTCATTTTCAAAGCCATTAAAAAAGTAGGGAAAATTGGGGATATCGATAGAAACAGAACACTTCTTATTTTAAAATATTTCAACGTTTTTATCCTTATCATAAGTATTCTCACCGTAAGTTTAATTTGGGGAGTGGATTTTAAGGACTTAGGAATTTTTCTGTCCTCTGCTTTTGCTGTTATTGGGGTGGCATTCTTTGCTTCATGGTCCATTTTAAGTAACGTAACAGCAGGTATCATCCTTTTCTTTGCTTTTCCTTTTAAAATTGGGGATCGCATTCGCATTCAAGATAAAGATTTTCCTTCGGAAGCCATTATAGAAGATATAAAAGCATTTCATTTACACCTCCGTACCGATGAAGGGGAACTTATTACCTATCCCAACAATTTATTGTTGCAAAAAGGTGTGGTTGTTATAGAAAAGCTCCATCGGGAAGATGATGGTTCTAGCTCGGTGTAATTTTATATTCTTAATTTATTTTTCTATTGGCCAAAGAAAGGCCAACATCCGTAATTTTCAGTCATTCAAGCACATTAATTATTCTTCGGAAAGAAGGGGTTTTTCTCTTTTCGAAAAATTTTAAATTGCCCTAAGCTGGCAAACTTCCATTCATGGTCTTAATTGTTTATATTTGGGGTTTCACGCTATTCTATTAATCGTTATTATGAAGAGAACACTACTTTACACTTTTTTATTTCTTTCTATTTTTACCGCCCTTGCACAAAAAAATAACACTTCTTCTTTATCCATAAAGCAAATTATGCAGGGAGATGATTTTGTCGGGCACCTTCCCTCCAATCCTTATTGGTCTCTCGACGGAAAGAATATTTACTTCGATTGGAATCCTGAAAATGCCTTTAGCGATTCGCTTTATGTGTATTCCCTTGAAACAGGAAAAACGAATAAGCTCTCTTTTGAAGAGCAATACAAACTACCAGCAGAAAATGGAAGTTTCAATTCTGATAAATCAAAAAAGATCTATGCAAAACATGGGGATATTTTTATAGCGGAAGTTAATACTGGAAAAAAAGTGCAAATTACCGCAACCAAGGACAGGGAAAGTAATCCGCATTTTACAAATAATGAAAAGGAAATCGCTTTCATTAAGGGTAAAAATATTTATACCTGGAATATGGATACTGGAACCATAGAACAAATTACCGATTTTCAAGAAAAAGAAAAAAAGGAAGAGAAACGTAGTGAAAAAGATGAGTGGCTTTACAAAGATCAATTAGCATTATTCGACGTTTTAAAAGAACGGAAAGAAAAAGAAGATTTAAGCGACGTTTTTAGTGAAAAGGAAAAGTTGCTCCATCCACTGCCCATTTATACCGGAGACAAAACTATATACAACCAACAAATAAATCCTACAGGCCAATATGCAACCTTTTTAATTATCGATAGAACCGAAGACAAAGAAACCATAGTACCTCATTATGTAACAGAAAGCGGTTATACCGAAGATCAGAAAACAAGATCGAAAGTAGGTAACAAACCAGATGTTTACGAGTTGCATATTTACGATACCGAAAATAGAAAAACATATGCAGTAAACTTGAAAAATTTGGAGGGCTTAGATTATATCCCGGAATACACTAAGGATTATCCTAATAAAACATATAAAAATGAAAACAGAATAGGTTTTATCGACGGACCTGTTTGGAATGAGGCTGGAACGAAAGCAGTTTTGGATATTATATCCAACGATTACAAAGATAGGTGGATTGTTTCTTTAAATGCTGCAGACGGTACCGTTACCAATTTAGATCATCAACACGACAATGCTTGGATTGCAGGTCCTGGTATTGGTGGATACCGCGGTGGCGAACTCGGTTGGATGCCCGATGACAAAAGTATCTGGTTTCAATCAGAAAAAACAGGATATTCACATTTGTATACTTTAAATACGGAAACCAAAAAATCTAAAGAACTAACTTCCGGTGATTTTGAAATTTACAATCCGAAGCTGTCTAAAGATAAGAAATCGTGGTATTTTACAGCCAATAAAACACATCCTGGAGACCGCCAATTTTATACCATGCCACTTAATGGTGGAAAAATGAAACAACTTACCGAGCGTATTGGTAAAAACGACGTTGTTTTATCCCCTGATGAAAAAAATCTGGCCATCTTATATTCCTATTCCAATAAACCAACGGAATTATTTGTAATGCCAAATCCGGTTTACAGGAAAAATGCAACCGAACCAACACAAATAACACATTCTACTACCAAAGAATTTGAAAATTACAGTTGGAAGGAGCCAAAGATCATTACTTTTAAGGCAGACGATGGTGCGAATGTTCACGCCCGACTTTATCAACCAAAGAGTGAAATTAAAAATGGTGCTGCCGTTATTTTTGTACACGGCGCCGGTTATTTGCAGAATGCCCATAAGTGGTGGAGTTCTTATTTCCGTGAGTATATGTTTCACAATATTCTAGTAGATAATGGCTATACCGTTTTGGATATAGATTACCGTGCCAGTGCCGGTTACGGAAGGGATTGGAGAACAGGAATCTACAGACACATGGGCGGTAAGGATTTGAGCGATCAAGTAGATGGAGCAGAGTACCTTATTAGCCAGCTAGGTGTCGATAAGGATAAAATCGGAATCTATGGCGGTTCTTATGGCGGCTTTATAACTTTGATGGCCATGTTTAATGAAGCAGATACATTTTCTGCTGGGGCGGCCATTAGATCTGTGGGCGATTGGGCGGCTTACAACCATGGATATACCGCTAGAATTTTAAATACTCCTGTTACCGATAGTTTGGCATACCGCAGAAGTTCGCCTATTTATTTTGCAGACGGCCTGGAAGGGGACTTACTTATTTTACACGGAATGGTAGACGATAATGTTCATTTTCAAGATATGGTTCGTTTATCCCAAAGATTAATTGAATTGGGAAAAACAAATTGGGAAATGGCAGTTTATCCTATAGAAAGACATGGATTTACAGAACCTAGCAGTTGGACTGATGAGTACACACGGATTTTTAAGCTATTTAATGAAAGTCTGCTCGATAAATAAGACCCTGAAATAATTTTATGATTGTTTTATAGATACAAATCGTATAATAAAGAAAGACAACCCACAATTATTTCTATATTTGACCTAACACCTAAAAACTTGTGATATGCAAAAAATATTATCCTTTCTTTATATTGGATTAGTATTTACACTTTCTGGATTTTCGCAAAAACCTAAAACCTATACTTCCGCAGAAATTTATCAAGCTGTAGAAAAGCTTAATTTCTTGGGAACAGCATTATATATAGCAGCACATCCCGATGATGAGAACACGCGTTTAATTTCTTATTTATCGAATGAGGTTAAAGCAAGAACTGCTTATTTATCGTTAACCCGTGGAGATGGTGGGCAAAATTTAATCGGTTCTGAATTAAGGGAGCTTTTAGGAGTTTTAAGAACACAAGAACTACTGGCGGCAAGGCGTGTAGATGGTGGTGATCAATTTTTTTCACGGGCAAACGACTTCGGTTTCTCCAAAGATCCAGAAGAAACACTTGAAATATGGAATAAAGACGAAGTGCTTGCCGATGTGGTTTGGGTGATACGGAATTTTAAACCCGATGTAATTGTCAACAGGTTCGATCATCGCACTCCAGGTTCTACACATGGCCATCATACAGCTTCTGCCATGTTAAGTGTACAAGCTTTTGATTTGGCTGGCGATAAAAGCAGTTATCCACAACAGTTAAAATATACGCAAACTTGGCAACCAGAACGCCTTTTTTTTAATACCTCTTGGTGGTTTTATGGAAGCGAAGAAGCTTTTGAAAGTGCCGATAAAACTAAAATGTTAAGCTTCGATATAGGCACCTACTACCCTACCCTTGGGCAAAGCAACAACGAAATTGCTTCCATTGCTAGAAGTCAGCACCTAAGTCAAGGTTTTGGGGGGATTTCCTCCCGTGGTTCACAGGAAGAGTATATCGAACTTTTAAAAGGAAGTTTGCCAAAGGATAAAAACAATATTTTTGATGGTATCAATACAAGTTGGAGCCGTGTGCAAGGAGGCGCCGCCATTGGTAAAATTTTAAAGGAAGTTGAAGGTAATTTCAATTTTAAAAATCCGTCACAGCACATTCCGCAGCTTTTAGAGGCCTATCAATTAATCGAGAATTTAAAAGACGATTATTGGAGAACGGTAAAACGAGATGAAATTAAAAAAATCATAGAAGCCTGTAGTGGGCTCTTTTTAGAAGCAACGGTAGAAGCCGCTTCGGCAGTTCCAGGGGAAACCATTGCTATAGAAAGTGCAGCCATCAACCGTTCTGAGGTAGATATGACGCTTCAAAAAATTGAAATAGCTCCCACAGAAACTACCCAAACACTTCAGAAAAAATTACAAAATAATCAGTCTGTAAACATTTCAAACCAAGTTACGATTCCAAACAAAAGTGATTATACCGCTCCTTATTGGTTAACAGATGAGGGATCTCTGGGAATGTACGAAGCACCACAAGAATTAAGAGGGAAACCGGAAACCCCGAGATTGGTAAAAGCTACTTTTTATATTGATATCAACGGAACCATAATTCCGTTTGAAAAAGAAATAGCTTATAAATATTCAAAGCCTGATAAAGGGGAAATGTACCAGCCTTTTGAGATTCTTCCCAAAGTAACGGCCTCTGTAGCAAACAAAGTAATTATTTTTTCTGATGCAGATAAAAAAGAAATACCGGTAACCATAACCTCGGGTACCAATAACATTCAAGGAAGTATTCATTTGGATTATAATAGCGGTTGGAATGTGAGTCCGAAAAATATTGACTTCAGTATAGCGAATAAGGGAGATACCAAAACGGTGTACTTTACGGTAACCCCACCCAGTGAGGAAAACCAAGAAATTATTACTCCTGTGGTAACCATAGACGGTGAAGAATACCGAAAAGAACTAACCACCATAGCCTACGACCATATTCCTACGCAATCTGTATTACTGCCTGCCAGTTTTAAAGTGGTACGCTTAAATATAAAAAAGGTAGGAGAAAATATAGCTTATGTCGCCGGTGCTGGGGATGAAGTGCCAGAAAGCTTGCGGCAAATAGGTTATAAGGTAACCGTTATTCAACCCGAAAACATAAATACAGGTTACTTGCAAAATTTTGATGCTGTGGTCATGGGGATTAGAGCATACAATGTTCATGAATCACTTAAATTCAAGCAACATATTTTATTGGATTATGTTAAAAACGGCGGAAATTTAATTGTACAATACAATACCGCGGGGAGAAGAGGCTTAGATATTGATAATCTGGCACCTTATTTGTTGCAGTTATCTAGGGATCGTGTAACCGACGAAAATGCGGCTGTAACCATAAAGGCACCTGAAAATCCTATTTTGAACGCCCCGAACGAAATTACTGAAAGCGATTTTAATGGTTGGGTGCAAGAAAGAGGATTGTATTTTCCAGATAAATGGGCAGAAGAATTTACTCCCGTGTTATCCATGCATGATAAAGGGGAACAACCAAAAGACGGGAGTTTATTGGTAGCGCCTTACGGAAAAGGATATTACATCTATACCGGATTGAGTTTCTTTAGGGAGCTTCCTGCTGGGGTGCCAGGAGCCTACAAAATATTTGCGAATATGCTTTCGGTTGGTAAAAAGGAGAATACAAACACAAGTCAGATAAAAGGATAATTATGCTGAATAAGTTTATTTGGAAAAGGGAATATTCTGTAGTGTTAATTATGAACATAATTTACATTTTTGTTTTTTATCTCATAATGATTTCAAACAAATAACAGGAATGGAAGTAATTGATTGGATTGTACTTACCGGCACCCTGCTGTTTATAGTTGCCTATGGTTATTGGAAAACCAAAGGCAGTAAAGATGTAACCGACTATGTTCTGGGAGGAAAAGAGGCCAAATGGTATACCGTTGGGTTATCGGTAATGGCTACGCAAGCCAGTGCAATTACTTTTTTATCCACTCCTGGAC from Galbibacter sp. BG1 harbors:
- a CDS encoding septum formation inhibitor Maf; amino-acid sequence: MKIVKYLFLAMGFLLIVSFTFCKLATSDKNKEKRELSEAFKKYWYAGKAEITSYKLTQARYGELREGKAVFIYVTEPFLKDKQVKADNPNGESTSVLKLNSTKNFNTGIYPYSIMNSTFYPLKYKGHALKISTSVTEWCGQQYMQLNNKSNFKITIHSYFENEADKNFSVNKDILEDELWSQLRVDPSNLPLGEQKIIPSFQYIRLMHKPVKAYTANATLKTEGTINTYTLTYPELDRTLSINFQKEFPFGIESWKESYKSGAGVKAKMLTSSGEKINTIMSAYWTKNSTNDVYLRDSLGL
- a CDS encoding mechanosensitive ion channel domain-containing protein, translated to MTDFFAIYRDELISSIVAVIVILCLRFLIFKAIKKVGKIGDIDRNRTLLILKYFNVFILIISILTVSLIWGVDFKDLGIFLSSAFAVIGVAFFASWSILSNVTAGIILFFAFPFKIGDRIRIQDKDFPSEAIIEDIKAFHLHLRTDEGELITYPNNLLLQKGVVVIEKLHREDDGSSSV
- a CDS encoding prolyl oligopeptidase family serine peptidase; translation: MKRTLLYTFLFLSIFTALAQKNNTSSLSIKQIMQGDDFVGHLPSNPYWSLDGKNIYFDWNPENAFSDSLYVYSLETGKTNKLSFEEQYKLPAENGSFNSDKSKKIYAKHGDIFIAEVNTGKKVQITATKDRESNPHFTNNEKEIAFIKGKNIYTWNMDTGTIEQITDFQEKEKKEEKRSEKDEWLYKDQLALFDVLKERKEKEDLSDVFSEKEKLLHPLPIYTGDKTIYNQQINPTGQYATFLIIDRTEDKETIVPHYVTESGYTEDQKTRSKVGNKPDVYELHIYDTENRKTYAVNLKNLEGLDYIPEYTKDYPNKTYKNENRIGFIDGPVWNEAGTKAVLDIISNDYKDRWIVSLNAADGTVTNLDHQHDNAWIAGPGIGGYRGGELGWMPDDKSIWFQSEKTGYSHLYTLNTETKKSKELTSGDFEIYNPKLSKDKKSWYFTANKTHPGDRQFYTMPLNGGKMKQLTERIGKNDVVLSPDEKNLAILYSYSNKPTELFVMPNPVYRKNATEPTQITHSTTKEFENYSWKEPKIITFKADDGANVHARLYQPKSEIKNGAAVIFVHGAGYLQNAHKWWSSYFREYMFHNILVDNGYTVLDIDYRASAGYGRDWRTGIYRHMGGKDLSDQVDGAEYLISQLGVDKDKIGIYGGSYGGFITLMAMFNEADTFSAGAAIRSVGDWAAYNHGYTARILNTPVTDSLAYRRSSPIYFADGLEGDLLILHGMVDDNVHFQDMVRLSQRLIELGKTNWEMAVYPIERHGFTEPSSWTDEYTRIFKLFNESLLDK
- a CDS encoding PIG-L family deacetylase, translated to MQKILSFLYIGLVFTLSGFSQKPKTYTSAEIYQAVEKLNFLGTALYIAAHPDDENTRLISYLSNEVKARTAYLSLTRGDGGQNLIGSELRELLGVLRTQELLAARRVDGGDQFFSRANDFGFSKDPEETLEIWNKDEVLADVVWVIRNFKPDVIVNRFDHRTPGSTHGHHTASAMLSVQAFDLAGDKSSYPQQLKYTQTWQPERLFFNTSWWFYGSEEAFESADKTKMLSFDIGTYYPTLGQSNNEIASIARSQHLSQGFGGISSRGSQEEYIELLKGSLPKDKNNIFDGINTSWSRVQGGAAIGKILKEVEGNFNFKNPSQHIPQLLEAYQLIENLKDDYWRTVKRDEIKKIIEACSGLFLEATVEAASAVPGETIAIESAAINRSEVDMTLQKIEIAPTETTQTLQKKLQNNQSVNISNQVTIPNKSDYTAPYWLTDEGSLGMYEAPQELRGKPETPRLVKATFYIDINGTIIPFEKEIAYKYSKPDKGEMYQPFEILPKVTASVANKVIIFSDADKKEIPVTITSGTNNIQGSIHLDYNSGWNVSPKNIDFSIANKGDTKTVYFTVTPPSEENQEIITPVVTIDGEEYRKELTTIAYDHIPTQSVLLPASFKVVRLNIKKVGENIAYVAGAGDEVPESLRQIGYKVTVIQPENINTGYLQNFDAVVMGIRAYNVHESLKFKQHILLDYVKNGGNLIVQYNTAGRRGLDIDNLAPYLLQLSRDRVTDENAAVTIKAPENPILNAPNEITESDFNGWVQERGLYFPDKWAEEFTPVLSMHDKGEQPKDGSLLVAPYGKGYYIYTGLSFFRELPAGVPGAYKIFANMLSVGKKENTNTSQIKG